One part of the Glycine max cultivar Williams 82 chromosome 14, Glycine_max_v4.0, whole genome shotgun sequence genome encodes these proteins:
- the LOC102659783 gene encoding uncharacterized mitochondrial protein AtMg00240-like gives MDLGLQLDATASEVLEDPTQFRRLLGRLMYLIISRPDIIFPINRLSQFMQAPRTPHLQAFHQVLQYLKAAPAQGLFFSANNNSIVTAYVDSDWGNCKDTRRSTTGFVSTWAHLSSVGSKKSNPLLQGPQQRLSIEL, from the coding sequence ATGGATCTTGGTCTTCAATTGGATGCCACCGCAAGTGAAGTTCTTGAAGACCCTACTCAATTCAGAAGATTGTTGGGAAGGTTAATGTATTTGATTATCTCAAGGCCAGATATTATTTTTCCCATAAACAGGCTTAGTCAGTTTATGCAAGCTCCAAGGACACCTCACCTTCAAGCTTTTCATCAAGTCCTTCAATACCTCAAAGCAGCTCCTGCCCAAGGTTTGTTCTTTTCTGCAAACAACAATTCCATTGTCACAGCTTATGTAGACTCTGACTGGGGCAATTGCAAGGATACTAGAAGGTCAACAACTGGTTTTGTGTCTACTTGGGCTCATCTCTCATCTGTTGGAAGTAAAAAAAGTAACCCACTGTTGCAAGGTCCTCAGCAGAGGCTGAGTATAGAGCTTTAG
- the LOC100811513 gene encoding pyruvate dehydrogenase E1 component subunit beta: MPMATTHFQGLGVVTPSFSSSHSNKFLLSSRSERKDGIFMVRSDAARVLKTEGRKHELLVTNAVATKGGASSAASTSKSGSGHELLLFEALREGLEEEMERDPCVCVMGEDVGHYGGSYKVTKGLAPKFGDLRVLDTPIAENAFTGMGIGAAMTGLRPVVEGMNMGFLLLAFNQISNNCGMLHYTSGGQFKIPIVIRGPGGVGRQLGAEHSQRLESYFQSIPGIQMVACSTPYNAKGLMKAAIRSENPVILFEHVLLYNLKERIPDEEYVLSLEEAEMVRPGEHVTILTYSRMRYHVMQAAKTLVNKGYDPEVIDIRSLKPFDLHTIGNSVKKTHRVLIVEECMRTGGIGASLTAAITENFHDYLDAPIVCLSSQDVPTPYAGTLEEWTVVQPAQIVTAVEKLCQ, translated from the exons ATGCCTATGGCGACGACCCATTTCCAGGGATTGGGAGTTGTGACCCCATCATTCTCTTCTTCCCACTCCAACAAGTTCCTGCTTTCTTCTCGTTCAG AGAGGAAAGATGGCATATTTATGGTTAGATCTGATGCAGCAAGGGTTCTGAAGACTGAAGGTCGTAAGCATGAATTGTTGGTTACTAATGCAGTTGCA ACAAAGGGAGGAGCCAGTTCTGCGGCTTCTACCTCAAAATCTGGATCTGG gcatGAACTTCTCCTTTTTGAGGCCCTACGTGAAGGTTTGGAGGAAGAAATGGAGAGGGATCCTTGTGTATGTGTCATGGGTGAAGATGTAGGTCATTATGGAGGATCTTATAAGGTGACTAAAGGCCTTGCCCCAAAGTTTGGGGACCTTAGAGTTTTGGATACCCCTATTGCTGAGAATGCCTTTACAGGGATGGGCATTGGAGCTGCCATGACTGGTCTGAGGCCAGTTGTTGAGGGCATGAACATGGGATTTCTACTTCTGGCATTTAACCAGATCTCTAATAATTGTGGCATGCTGCATTACACATCTGGAGGCCAGTTCAAAATACCAATTGTCATTCGTGGACCTGGTGGAGTTGGGCGGCAACTTGGAGCAGAGCACTCACAGCGATTGGAGtcatattttcaatcaatccCTGGAATCCAGATGGTGGCTTGCTCAACCCCTTACAATGCCAAGGGCTTGATGAAAGCTGCAATCCGAAGTGAGAATCCCGTGATTCTTTTTGAGCATGTTTTGCTTTATAACCTCAAGGAGAGAATTCCAGATGAAGAGTATGTATTGTCACTCGAAGAAGCTGAGATGGTTAGGCCTGGGGAGCATGTCACAATATTAACCTATTCCAGGATGAGGTATCATGTCATGCAAGCTGCTAAGACACTGGTGAACAAGGGGTATGACCCCGAAGTGATCGATATCAGGTCTTTGAAACCGTTCGATCTTCACACAATCGGGAATTCAGTGAAGAAGACACACCGTGTGCTAATTGTGGAAGAGTGCATGCGGACAGGTGGAATTGGTGCTAGTTTGACAGCTGCAATTACCGAAAATTTCCATGACTATTTGGATGCCCCTATAGTATGTTTATCCTCTCAGGATGTACCAACTCCTTATGCTGGAACATTGGAGGAATGGACAGTAGTTCAACCTGCTCAGATTGTCACTGCAGTTGAGAAACTCTGCCAGTGA
- the LOC102659514 gene encoding uncharacterized protein, translated as MGSTIFILMVVSVYGFVDHGSSLSRHKILEVERKLNHLRRHSLKTIQSEDGDVIDCIDINKQPAFDHPALKGHKIQMAPTYNSAKKDKTVGTRTRNNAKSGKMMKQRTEGSSVTVNPSVYGDRQTRLFVYWTADASNKTGCFDLTCPGFVQISNCPGCSNLSHINSWWASKYIIIIYIYKDPYTNNWWVQYGEKTNIGYWPPEKQYVTMRNVWSGG; from the exons ATGGGATCCACAATCTTCATTCTCATGGTAGTTTCAGTTTACGGTTTTGTGGACCATGGTAGCTCTTTGTCAAGACACAAGATTTTGGAAGTTGAGAGAAAATTAAATCATCTTAGAAGACACTCCTTAAAAACTATCCag AGTGAAGATGGGGATGTCATTGATTGCATTGACATTAATAAGCAACCAGCTTTTGATCATCCTGCATTGAAAGGTCACAAGATCCAG ATGGCTCCCACTTACAATTCAGCTAAGAAGGACAAAACAGTAGGGACCAGAACTAGAAATAATGCAAAGAGTGGCAAAATGATGAAGCAAAGGACTGAAGGGTCATCTGTGACG GTCAATCCCAGTGTGTATGGAGATAGGCAAACTCGGTTATTTGTATACTGGACA GCTGATGCTTCAAACAAAACGGGTTGCTTTGATCTGACTTGTCCTGGATTTGTTCAGATTAGCAATTGCCCTGGGTGCAGCAATTTATCCCATATCAATTCCTGGTGGGCttcaaaatacataataattatttacatcTATAAG gATCCCTATACCAATAATTGGTGGGTGCAATATGGTGAGAAGACAAACATAGGTTATTGGCCACCTGAGAAACAATACGTTACAATGCGGAATGTGTGGAGTGGGGGGTGA
- the LOC100500192 gene encoding uncharacterized protein LOC100500192, translating into MVNFMLMISADLENLTNLQPQGGCDDPNFSYLFKLKCGRCGELSQKETCVVLNDTVPLPVGKGTTHLIQKCKFCGRDGTVTMIEGKGKPLTQEISESGKYAPLMLFDCRGYEPVDFVFGDGWKVESLEGTKFENVDLSTGEYAEYDEKGECPVMISNLRATFEVTK; encoded by the exons atggtGAACTTCATGTTGATGATTAGTGCAGACCTTGAGAACCTCACCAATCTCCAACCCCAAGGTGGCTGCGACGACCCTAACTTCTCTTACCTCTTCAAG TTGAAATGCGGAAGATGCGGAGAACTGAGCCAGAAGGAAACCTGCGTCGTCCTAAACGACACCGTTCCTCTCCCCGTTGGGAAGGGCACCACTCATCTCATTCAAAAG TGCAAATTTTGTGGCAGGGATGGCACTGTGACCATGATCGAAGGCAAAGGTAAACCACTAACCCAGGAAATCAGTGAATCAGGGAAGTACGCTCCATTGATGTTATTTGACTGCAGGGGCTATGAGCCAGTAGATTTTGTATTCGGTGATGGATGGAAAGTTGAGTCG TTGGAGGGAACTAAGTTTGAGAATGTTGACTTGTCAACTGGAGAATACGCCGAGTATGATGAGAAGGGAGAGTGCCCAGTCATGATATCCAATCTTCGAGCTACTTTTGAAGTGACGAAGTAG